A genomic region of Rhodococcus pyridinivorans contains the following coding sequences:
- a CDS encoding penicillin-binding protein: MAKLAGCTALGGVLVAGMLFPAAGGFGYVSNRAADTVDNSSAELVEGVVPAVTTMVDKAGEPIAWLYDQRRFEVPSDQISNEMKLAIVSIEDKRFPEHQGVDWQGTIRAFLTNTTSGQVEQGASTIDQQYVKNYLLHVIAKTDAERRAAIETTPARKIREIRMALTLDDQLTKDEILTRYLNLVPFGNGSFGIQDAAQTYFGIDAKDLNIPQAAMLAGMVQSSSALNPYTNPDGVLARRNIVLDTMIDNIPERADEIRAAKELPLGVLPEPNTLPRGCIAADDRGYFCEYALQYLENSGLSREQIDRGGYLIRTTLDPEVQNSVKESLDRFTSPTVDDVASVMNVIEPGQDSHKVLAMGSSRKFGLDAEAKETVQPQPYSLAGHGAGSIFKIFTVAAAMEQGLGTSAVLDVPSRYNARGLGDGGARGCPANYYCVENAAPYPSRLSVTDALAQSPNTAFVKLIEATGVDAVVDMSVRLGLRSYLQPRTSGFGDQSMAEMQKNQHLGSYTLGPTWINALELSNVAATLASHGKWCPPSPIEEVFDREGKPVPITQQACEQAVEPGLADTLATAMSKDTSAGGTASGAAGSVGWNLPVAAKTGTTESHMSSAFLGFTNRFAGVVYTYGDSPTPGQICSGPVRPCYDGNLFGGTEPARTWFSAMLPVANKFGSIELPAPDPRYVRGAGNAQVPDVTGLSKDRAVQRLQDAGFSVSEATIAGEERAGTVTGTSPSGSAVPGSTVTLFISDGSVRVAPTTSATPARPRDREVPDTTRRSTPAPIPGRELEQSESSPPAEEESTPTTTPSRPDN, from the coding sequence GTGGCGAAGCTCGCTGGTTGCACTGCCCTCGGCGGCGTTCTCGTAGCAGGGATGCTCTTCCCGGCCGCGGGTGGTTTCGGGTATGTCTCGAACCGAGCCGCGGACACCGTCGACAACAGTTCCGCAGAGCTCGTCGAAGGTGTCGTCCCAGCCGTGACGACCATGGTCGACAAGGCGGGCGAGCCGATCGCGTGGCTCTACGACCAGCGTCGCTTCGAGGTGCCCAGCGACCAGATCTCCAACGAGATGAAACTGGCGATCGTCTCGATCGAGGACAAGCGGTTCCCCGAGCACCAGGGCGTCGACTGGCAGGGCACCATCCGCGCGTTCCTCACCAACACCACGAGCGGTCAGGTCGAGCAGGGCGCCTCCACGATCGACCAGCAGTACGTCAAGAACTACCTGCTCCACGTGATCGCGAAGACCGACGCCGAACGCCGCGCGGCGATCGAGACGACGCCGGCCCGCAAGATCCGTGAGATCCGCATGGCGCTGACCCTCGACGATCAGCTCACCAAGGACGAGATCCTCACCCGCTATCTGAACCTCGTCCCCTTCGGCAACGGTTCGTTCGGCATCCAGGACGCCGCCCAGACCTACTTCGGCATCGACGCCAAGGACCTGAACATCCCGCAGGCCGCGATGCTCGCGGGCATGGTGCAGTCCAGCTCGGCGCTGAACCCGTACACCAATCCCGACGGCGTGCTCGCCCGTCGCAACATCGTGCTCGACACGATGATCGACAACATCCCGGAGCGCGCCGACGAGATCCGCGCCGCGAAGGAACTGCCGCTCGGCGTGCTGCCCGAGCCCAACACGCTCCCCCGCGGCTGCATCGCTGCCGACGACCGCGGTTACTTCTGCGAGTACGCGCTGCAGTATCTCGAGAACTCGGGCCTGTCGCGCGAGCAGATCGACCGGGGCGGATATCTCATCCGCACGACCCTCGACCCCGAGGTCCAGAACTCCGTCAAAGAGTCGCTCGACCGGTTCACCAGCCCCACCGTCGACGACGTGGCCTCGGTGATGAACGTGATCGAGCCGGGCCAGGATTCGCACAAGGTCCTCGCCATGGGGTCGAGCCGCAAGTTCGGTCTCGACGCCGAGGCCAAGGAGACGGTCCAGCCGCAGCCCTACTCGCTGGCCGGTCACGGCGCCGGGTCGATCTTCAAGATCTTCACCGTCGCCGCCGCCATGGAACAGGGTCTCGGCACCTCTGCCGTGCTCGACGTCCCGTCCCGCTACAACGCCCGCGGTCTGGGCGACGGCGGTGCCCGCGGCTGCCCGGCCAACTACTACTGCGTCGAGAACGCCGCGCCGTATCCGTCGCGACTGTCGGTGACCGACGCGCTGGCACAGTCACCGAACACGGCGTTCGTCAAGCTCATCGAGGCGACCGGCGTCGACGCGGTGGTCGACATGTCGGTGCGCCTGGGTCTGCGGTCGTACCTGCAGCCCCGCACCTCCGGCTTCGGCGACCAGTCGATGGCCGAGATGCAGAAGAACCAGCACCTCGGCTCGTACACGCTCGGCCCGACGTGGATCAACGCGCTGGAGCTGTCGAACGTCGCGGCAACCCTCGCCTCGCACGGCAAGTGGTGCCCGCCCAGCCCGATCGAGGAAGTGTTCGACCGCGAGGGCAAGCCCGTGCCGATCACGCAGCAGGCGTGCGAGCAGGCGGTCGAGCCCGGTCTCGCCGACACCCTCGCGACGGCGATGAGCAAGGACACCTCCGCCGGCGGTACCGCTTCGGGCGCCGCGGGGTCGGTGGGCTGGAACCTGCCGGTCGCGGCGAAGACCGGTACGACGGAGTCGCACATGTCGTCGGCCTTCCTCGGCTTCACCAACCGGTTCGCCGGCGTGGTCTACACCTACGGCGACTCCCCCACTCCCGGCCAGATCTGCTCGGGTCCGGTCCGCCCCTGCTACGACGGCAACCTCTTCGGCGGTACCGAACCGGCGCGGACATGGTTCTCAGCGATGCTGCCGGTGGCGAACAAGTTCGGCTCCATCGAACTGCCCGCCCCCGATCCCCGGTACGTCCGCGGCGCGGGCAACGCCCAGGTTCCGGATGTGACGGGCCTGTCGAAGGACCGCGCGGTGCAGCGACTGCAGGACGCCGGATTCTCGGTCTCGGAGGCGACGATCGCCGGTGAGGAACGCGCCGGAACGGTGACGGGTACGTCCCCGAGCGGCTCGGCCGTCCCGGGATCGACGGTCACGCTGTTCATCAGCGACGGAT
- a CDS encoding WhiB family transcriptional regulator yields MHMTTPTTRLDVDQAEARIAWVSKARCREVDPDELFVRGAAQRKAAVICRHCPVMLECGADALDNRVEFGVWGGMTERQRRALLKQHPEVESWADFFQAQRQHQSAV; encoded by the coding sequence ATGCACATGACCACCCCGACGACCCGACTCGACGTCGACCAGGCCGAAGCGCGTATCGCTTGGGTCTCCAAGGCTCGCTGCCGCGAAGTCGATCCAGATGAACTGTTCGTGCGTGGCGCAGCGCAGCGCAAGGCTGCGGTGATCTGCCGGCACTGCCCGGTGATGCTCGAGTGCGGGGCGGACGCCCTCGACAACCGTGTCGAGTTCGGCGTGTGGGGAGGCATGACGGAGCGGCAGCGTCGTGCTCTCCTCAAGCAGCATCCCGAGGTCGAGTCCTGGGCCGATTTCTTCCAGGCACAGCGACAGCACCAGAGCGCGGTCTAG
- a CDS encoding ArsA family ATPase codes for MNAPIRKVLDVARILDDRSSRVIVCCGSGGVGKTTTAAALALRAAERGRSVVVLTIDPARRLAQALGVASLDNSPQKVELGPEAKGELHAMMLNMRRTFDDMVLEHSTPEKAQQILDNPFYQTVASSFSGTQEYMAMEKLGQLAQSDEWDLIIVDTPPSRNALDFLDAPQRLGAFLDGRMIRIFTAPGRGFGRLVTGAMGLALKAVSTIVGSQMLSDASAFVQSLDSMFGGFRERANRTYRLLQQPGTHFMVVAAPEPDALREASFFVERLSGDRMPLSGLVLNRTHPTLSALPSDHALAAADQLAEEEGVDAKAAEAVLRIHAHRAVIAKRELRLLRNFTAANPAVPVVGVPSLPFEVSDLEALRAVGEQLTREA; via the coding sequence ATGAACGCACCGATCCGGAAGGTCCTCGACGTCGCCCGCATCCTGGACGACCGCTCGTCCCGGGTGATCGTGTGCTGCGGGTCGGGAGGTGTCGGCAAGACGACCACCGCCGCGGCGCTCGCGTTGCGCGCGGCCGAGCGGGGCCGTAGCGTCGTGGTGCTCACGATCGACCCGGCGCGGCGACTGGCACAGGCCCTCGGGGTCGCCTCGCTCGACAATTCACCGCAGAAGGTGGAGCTCGGGCCGGAGGCGAAGGGCGAGCTGCACGCGATGATGCTCAACATGCGTCGCACCTTCGACGACATGGTGCTCGAGCACTCGACGCCGGAGAAGGCCCAGCAGATCCTCGACAACCCCTTCTATCAGACCGTGGCGTCGTCTTTCTCCGGCACGCAGGAGTACATGGCGATGGAGAAGCTCGGTCAGCTCGCACAGAGCGACGAGTGGGATCTCATCATTGTCGACACCCCGCCGTCCCGGAACGCGCTCGACTTCCTCGACGCTCCCCAGCGGCTCGGGGCCTTCCTCGACGGGCGGATGATCCGGATCTTCACGGCACCCGGGCGTGGCTTCGGCCGCCTGGTGACCGGCGCGATGGGGCTCGCGCTCAAGGCGGTCTCGACGATCGTCGGGAGCCAGATGCTGTCGGATGCGTCGGCCTTCGTGCAGTCGCTGGACTCGATGTTCGGGGGCTTTCGCGAGCGCGCCAACCGCACCTACCGGTTGCTGCAGCAGCCGGGAACCCACTTCATGGTGGTCGCGGCACCCGAACCCGATGCCCTGCGCGAGGCGTCGTTCTTCGTCGAACGACTGTCGGGCGATCGCATGCCGCTGTCGGGCCTGGTGCTCAACCGCACCCATCCGACACTGTCGGCGTTGCCGTCCGATCACGCCCTCGCCGCGGCGGACCAGCTCGCCGAGGAGGAGGGCGTGGACGCGAAGGCCGCTGAGGCCGTTCTCCGCATCCACGCGCACCGGGCCGTGATCGCCAAGCGGGAGCTGCGGTTGCTACGCAACTTCACCGCGGCGAACCCTGCCGTCCCCGTGGTCGGGGTACCCTCGCTGCCCTTCGAGGTCTCGGATCTCGAGGCGCTGCGGGCGGTGGGCGAGCAATTGACCCGCGAGGCGTGA